A region of Planktomarina temperata RCA23 DNA encodes the following proteins:
- a CDS encoding SLC13 family permease — translation MDPVTLTHDMIVVLTVLFVTVTLFITEAFRIDLTAILTMLALGLLSQLPGLGNLADTSRLFDGFASNAVISIIAVMIIGAGLDKTGLMSKVAGYILKLGGAKETRIVPIISGSVGVISSFMQNVGAAALFLPVLSRISVRAELPMSRLLMPMGFCAILGGTITMVGSSPLILLNDLMGVANAGLPSDQQMRPFELFDVTPIGLCLIITGILYFMLLGRWILPRRDGAGEGTSAQSMLDYVKAVYGLKAVIFEVKVPDGNILIGHRLADIMDAHHIYIIGTDYRGRQVVAPMAPTQIEAPCRLAILGRRRVVEEFAEIYCLEILPQLDNFSDNFAATHAGVAEIVVPPGSSVIGKTPGQIRFRATHGLSLLGIHRGEDTLSHVETPDHAATRLTHVPLLAGDTLVVHTKWESLTRLSRNRDYVIVTSEYPREEVRPQKVSWALVFFVLAIAMILLTDIRLSLCLLTGASGMIVSRVLSIDEAYEAVSWNTVFLLASLIPLGVAVQATGTAAWIAQQVLMLLEGWPIWGLQVGVAIMATIFTLVMSNVGATVLLVPLAVSIAVAAGGNPAIFALTVAISTSNSFLIPTHQVNALIMGPGGYRVVDFVRCGAGMTLLFLVVSMVVMNLLF, via the coding sequence ATGGACCCGGTGACGCTGACACATGACATGATCGTTGTGCTTACGGTGCTTTTTGTGACGGTTACATTGTTTATCACCGAAGCCTTTCGCATCGATTTGACCGCAATCCTGACCATGCTGGCCCTGGGGTTGCTCAGCCAACTGCCCGGACTTGGCAATCTCGCCGATACCTCGCGATTGTTTGACGGCTTTGCCTCAAACGCGGTGATTTCGATCATTGCCGTTATGATCATCGGGGCGGGGCTCGATAAGACTGGTTTGATGTCGAAAGTGGCGGGTTATATTTTGAAACTCGGAGGGGCGAAGGAAACGCGAATCGTGCCGATCATTTCCGGTTCGGTCGGGGTTATCTCATCTTTCATGCAAAACGTCGGGGCCGCAGCCCTGTTTTTGCCGGTGCTCAGCCGCATTTCCGTGCGGGCAGAATTGCCCATGTCTCGGCTTTTGATGCCTATGGGATTTTGCGCCATTTTGGGCGGTACGATCACCATGGTGGGCTCGTCGCCGCTGATCTTGCTCAATGATCTTATGGGCGTTGCCAATGCTGGATTGCCGAGCGACCAACAGATGCGCCCCTTTGAGCTTTTCGATGTCACGCCGATAGGTCTGTGTTTGATTATAACTGGGATCTTATATTTCATGCTCTTGGGACGCTGGATTTTACCGCGAAGAGATGGCGCGGGTGAGGGCACCTCGGCGCAATCGATGCTTGACTATGTCAAAGCGGTTTACGGGCTAAAGGCGGTTATCTTTGAGGTGAAAGTGCCCGATGGCAATATTCTGATTGGCCATCGTTTGGCCGATATCATGGATGCGCATCACATCTATATCATCGGCACAGATTATCGCGGCCGCCAAGTGGTGGCCCCCATGGCCCCCACACAGATTGAGGCCCCTTGCCGTTTGGCCATTTTGGGCCGCCGGCGGGTGGTGGAGGAATTTGCCGAAATCTACTGCTTGGAAATTTTACCGCAGCTTGACAATTTTTCCGACAATTTTGCGGCGACCCATGCAGGTGTGGCGGAGATTGTTGTGCCGCCCGGCTCATCTGTGATTGGCAAAACCCCGGGGCAGATCCGTTTTCGCGCCACCCATGGCCTGTCGTTGCTGGGCATTCATCGCGGGGAAGACACCTTGAGCCATGTGGAAACCCCTGATCACGCCGCGACGCGTCTCACCCATGTGCCGCTTTTGGCAGGCGATACTTTGGTGGTGCATACCAAGTGGGAATCCCTGACAAGGCTGAGCCGCAACCGTGATTATGTCATTGTCACCTCTGAATACCCGCGCGAAGAGGTGCGGCCGCAAAAAGTGAGCTGGGCTTTGGTCTTCTTTGTCTTGGCGATTGCCATGATCTTGCTGACCGATATTCGCCTGTCTTTGTGCCTCTTGACCGGCGCCTCGGGCATGATCGTGTCGCGTGTCCTGTCCATCGATGAGGCCTATGAGGCCGTCAGCTGGAATACCGTGTTTTTATTGGCCAGCCTTATCCCCCTTGGGGTAGCTGTCCAAGCCACGGGCACAGCGGCTTGGATTGCGCAACAGGTTCTCATGCTCTTAGAGGGATGGCCGATTTGGGGCTTGCAAGTGGGCGTGGCGATTATGGCCACGATCTTCACTTTGGTGATGTCCAATGTGGGGGCCACCGTGTTGCTCGTGCCCTTGGCTGTCTCCATCGCAGTCGCGGCAGGCGGCAACCCGGCGATTTTTGCGCTGACCGTGGCTATTTCGACCTCAAACTCTTTTTTGATCCCCACCCATCAAGTAAATGCTCTGATTATGGGGCCGGGCGGCTATCGTGTGGTTGATTTCGTGCGTTGCGGCGCGGGGATGACCCTATTGTTTCTGGTCGTCTCTATGGTGGTGATGAACCTGCTGTTTTAA
- the tpiA gene encoding triose-phosphate isomerase, translated as MPQKIAAGNWKMNGTQASLSEIQAIAEAAQESPCSTILCPPAHLLHRAAKLAGPLAIGGQNCHHAPSGAFTGDISAAQLADCGASYVILGHSERREGYGESDSLVRAKAQAALQSGLTPIICLGESQEQRAAGQALEVVLAQLSGSLPDDAQVIIAYEPIWAIGTGLVPTVAEITEVHDALRAQLHAIFGAAGQEISILYGGSVKPSNAQEIFAITHVNGALVGGASLKAEDFLPIMRSLAES; from the coding sequence ATGCCCCAAAAAATCGCCGCTGGAAATTGGAAAATGAACGGAACACAGGCCAGCCTGTCTGAGATCCAAGCCATTGCGGAGGCCGCACAAGAGAGCCCCTGCTCCACCATTCTATGCCCGCCGGCGCATCTACTACACAGAGCGGCCAAACTGGCTGGACCATTGGCCATCGGCGGGCAGAATTGCCACCACGCGCCGTCAGGTGCCTTCACCGGCGACATCAGCGCCGCGCAGCTGGCCGATTGCGGTGCCTCCTATGTCATTCTTGGCCACTCCGAGAGGCGCGAAGGCTATGGCGAGAGCGACAGTTTGGTGCGCGCCAAGGCGCAAGCGGCTCTCCAATCCGGGCTCACGCCCATCATCTGCCTTGGTGAGAGCCAAGAGCAACGCGCCGCAGGTCAGGCGCTTGAGGTCGTGTTGGCGCAGCTGTCCGGCTCCCTGCCCGATGATGCCCAGGTCATCATTGCCTATGAGCCAATTTGGGCCATAGGGACGGGTCTTGTTCCCACTGTGGCTGAAATCACCGAAGTCCACGATGCTTTGCGCGCTCAGCTCCATGCCATTTTTGGCGCGGCAGGTCAGGAGATCTCCATCCTTTATGGCGGCTCAGTCAAGCCGAGCAATGCCCAAGAAATTTTCGCCATCACCCATGTGAACGGCGCATTGGTGGGCGGTGCCAGTCTCAAAGCCGAGGATTTCCTACCCATTATGCGCAGCTTGGCTGAGAGTTAA
- a CDS encoding TfoX/Sxy family protein: MSISDADIAFVKDLFSGVGTLTTRKMFGGLAVYADGVIFALVISTGALMIKAKGALASDLAAQGSQQFIHDGKGDKRVAMPYWTLPDAAMDEPELACDWARRSLL, translated from the coding sequence ATGAGCATTTCCGACGCTGATATCGCCTTTGTGAAAGATCTTTTTTCAGGCGTCGGCACTCTGACAACCCGCAAAATGTTTGGCGGATTGGCGGTCTATGCCGATGGGGTGATTTTTGCACTTGTCATCAGCACGGGCGCTTTGATGATCAAGGCAAAGGGCGCGCTTGCAAGCGACCTCGCCGCCCAAGGATCGCAGCAATTTATTCATGACGGCAAGGGCGACAAGCGTGTTGCCATGCCCTATTGGACCCTGCCCGACGCTGCAATGGACGAGCCGGAGCTGGCCTGCGATTGGGCCAGACGCTCTTTGCTGTAA
- a CDS encoding HesB/IscA family protein codes for MFGIPGKQAVTLTPAAIGQITKLMAREGHKGLRIGVKKGGCAGMEYTMDYVDEIEAHDELIETEGARVMIAPMAQMFLFGTEIDYETSLLESGFKFKNPNVVDACGCGESIKFDETLFAKK; via the coding sequence ATGTTCGGTATTCCGGGTAAACAAGCTGTGACCCTCACCCCTGCCGCGATTGGGCAAATCACCAAGCTCATGGCGCGCGAGGGCCATAAGGGCCTGCGTATTGGCGTGAAAAAGGGCGGCTGCGCCGGCATGGAATATACAATGGACTATGTCGATGAGATCGAAGCCCATGATGAATTGATTGAAACCGAGGGCGCGCGGGTTATGATTGCCCCAATGGCGCAGATGTTCCTCTTCGGCACTGAGATTGACTATGAGACCAGCCTGTTGGAATCTGGCTTCAAATTCAAAAACCCAAATGTGGTTGATGCCTGTGGCTGCGGCGAAAGCATCAAATTTGACGAAACGCTTTTCGCCAAAAAATGA
- a CDS encoding SUF system Fe-S cluster assembly protein: protein MSDESPVEGTPLIAPSSTDHPLYDNIVDSIRTVYDPEIPVNIFDLGLIYTVDINEDSEVKIAMTLTAPGCPVAGEMPGWVAEAVEPLPGVKHVDVELVWEPPWGMDMMSDEARLELGFM, encoded by the coding sequence ATGTCGGACGAGTCCCCTGTTGAAGGTACACCATTGATCGCGCCCTCGAGCACAGATCACCCGCTGTATGACAATATTGTCGACAGCATCCGCACGGTGTATGATCCTGAAATTCCAGTTAATATTTTCGATCTTGGCCTCATTTATACGGTAGATATCAATGAGGACTCCGAGGTGAAAATTGCCATGACCCTCACCGCGCCCGGCTGCCCGGTCGCCGGTGAAATGCCCGGCTGGGTGGCCGAGGCCGTTGAACCCTTGCCCGGCGTCAAACATGTGGATGTTGAGCTGGTTTGGGAGCCGCCTTGGGGCATGGATATGATGTCCGATGAGGCAAGGCTCGAATTGGGCTTTATGTAG
- the tgt gene encoding tRNA guanosine(34) transglycosylase Tgt, whose protein sequence is MTEKFSFQLHARSGKARAGTIHTPRGEIRTPAFMPVGTAATVKAMLPGSVRQTGADILLGNTYHLMLRPTAERIDRLGGLHKFMNWERPILTDSGGFQVMSLSSLRKMSEDGVTFKSHIDGSKHHLTPERSMEIQRLLGSDIVMCFDECPALPAERDEIARSMRMSMRWAGRSREAFGDRPGHALFGIQQGGLDEQLRGESADALKAIGFEGYAVGGLAVGEGQKAMFEVLDFAPDQLPEDKPRYLMGVGKPDDIVGAVKRGIDMMDCVLPSRSGRTGQVFTRRGVVNIKNARHQDDPRPLDEACSCPACSNYSRAYLHHVFRSQEIISSMLLTWHNLHYFQEIMQQMRAAIAVDDFAGFERQFHAERALGDIEPV, encoded by the coding sequence ATGACAGAAAAATTCTCATTCCAATTGCATGCGCGCTCAGGCAAGGCCCGGGCTGGCACGATTCACACCCCGCGCGGCGAGATCCGCACGCCAGCCTTTATGCCCGTTGGAACGGCGGCCACGGTCAAGGCGATGTTGCCGGGCTCTGTGCGGCAAACTGGGGCGGATATATTGTTGGGCAATACCTATCATTTGATGCTGCGCCCGACCGCGGAGCGGATTGATCGGCTGGGCGGGCTTCACAAGTTTATGAACTGGGAGCGCCCCATTTTGACCGATAGCGGCGGGTTTCAAGTGATGAGCCTGTCGAGCCTGCGCAAGATGAGCGAAGACGGGGTGACGTTTAAGTCGCATATTGATGGCTCAAAGCATCATCTGACGCCCGAGCGCTCGATGGAGATCCAACGGCTCTTGGGCAGTGATATCGTGATGTGTTTCGATGAATGCCCGGCTTTACCGGCCGAACGTGATGAAATTGCCCGCTCCATGCGGATGTCGATGCGATGGGCCGGGCGCTCTCGCGAGGCCTTCGGTGATCGTCCGGGTCATGCTTTATTTGGCATTCAGCAGGGCGGTTTGGATGAGCAATTGCGCGGCGAAAGTGCCGATGCGCTCAAGGCCATTGGTTTTGAAGGCTATGCGGTTGGCGGTCTGGCGGTGGGTGAGGGGCAGAAGGCCATGTTCGAGGTGCTCGATTTTGCGCCCGATCAATTGCCCGAGGACAAGCCGCGATATTTGATGGGTGTTGGCAAGCCTGATGATATCGTGGGCGCCGTGAAACGCGGCATTGATATGATGGATTGTGTTTTGCCCAGCCGGTCCGGTCGCACAGGGCAGGTCTTCACCCGCCGGGGTGTGGTAAACATTAAAAATGCGCGTCACCAAGATGACCCGCGGCCCTTGGACGAGGCCTGCAGCTGCCCGGCCTGCAGCAATTATTCGCGCGCCTATTTGCACCATGTTTTCCGCAGTCAGGAGATTATCAGTTCCATGTTGCTGACCTGGCATAATCTGCATTATTTCCAAGAGATTATGCAGCAGATGCGCGCGGCTATTGCGGTAGATGATTTTGCCGGATTTGAACGCCAGTTCCATGCAGAGCGGGCTTTGGGCGATATTGAGCCGGTGTAG
- the lon gene encoding endopeptidase La, producing MTLNLADSYPVLPLRDIVVFPHMIVPLFVGRDKSVRALEQVMTQDKQILLSSQRDPAEDDPSEDGIFRVGVLANVLQLLKLPDGTVKVLVEGRARVQIDRFIGNESYFEAEASLLEETQGDEDMVAALVRSVSSEFELYAKVKKNVPEEALAAIAETRNSSKLADLASGHLGVEVEQKQELLELLCVAERLEKVYGLMQGEMSVLKVEKKIKSRVKTQMEKTQREYYLNEQMKAIQKELGEGEEGEGELAELEAKIAQTKLSKEASDKAAAELKKLKNMSPMSAEATVVRNYLDWMLSLPWGVRSRVKKDLTKAQKTLDDDHYGLEKVKERIVEYLAVQQRSRKLKGPIMCLVGPPGVGKTSLGKSVAKATGREFIRISLGGVRDESEIRGHRRTYIGSMPGKIIQALKKAKTTNPLILLDEIDKMGQDFRGDPASAMLEVLDPEQNATFVDHYLEVEYDLSDVMFLTTSNSYNMPGPLLDRMEIIPLAGYTEEEKAEIAHRHLIPKQVKNHGLKASEFSLESEALQEMIRTYTREAGVRNLEREIGKLARKAVTKIVKKEVESVNISVENLDDYLGVKKYRYGLAEDDHQVGVVTGLAYTSVGGDLLHIEALRLPGKGRMKTTGTLGDVMKESIDAASSYVRSISPEIGVKPPRFDKMDIHVHVPEGATPKDGPSAGLAMVTSIVSVLTGIPVRKDIAMTGEVTLRGNALPIGGLKEKLLAALRGGIKTVLIPAENEKDLRDLPKSVTDGLEIIPVSHVSEVLKHALISAPEPIDWDEAAEDAAAAALAAERGSAAGLTAH from the coding sequence ATGACTTTGAATTTAGCCGATAGCTACCCTGTATTGCCGCTGCGCGACATCGTTGTGTTTCCGCATATGATCGTGCCTCTGTTTGTTGGGCGCGATAAATCTGTGCGCGCGCTTGAGCAGGTGATGACGCAAGACAAGCAAATTTTGCTGTCCTCACAGCGCGACCCCGCAGAGGATGACCCTTCTGAAGATGGGATTTTCCGGGTCGGTGTTTTGGCCAATGTCTTGCAGCTGTTAAAACTTCCTGATGGCACGGTTAAAGTTCTGGTCGAAGGCCGCGCTCGCGTTCAGATTGATCGCTTCATCGGCAATGAGTCTTATTTTGAAGCCGAGGCCAGCCTTTTGGAGGAGACGCAGGGCGATGAGGACATGGTCGCAGCCTTGGTGCGTTCGGTCTCATCTGAGTTTGAGCTCTATGCCAAAGTTAAGAAAAACGTACCCGAGGAGGCGCTGGCGGCCATTGCCGAGACGCGCAATTCAAGCAAGTTGGCCGATCTCGCCTCTGGGCATCTTGGCGTTGAGGTTGAGCAAAAGCAGGAGCTTTTGGAGCTGCTCTGCGTGGCGGAGCGTTTGGAGAAAGTCTACGGTCTGATGCAGGGCGAAATGTCCGTGCTGAAAGTTGAGAAAAAGATCAAGTCGCGGGTCAAAACCCAAATGGAGAAGACCCAGCGCGAATATTATTTGAATGAGCAAATGAAAGCCATTCAAAAAGAATTGGGCGAGGGGGAAGAAGGCGAAGGCGAATTGGCCGAGCTGGAGGCCAAAATTGCACAAACGAAATTGTCCAAGGAAGCCTCTGACAAAGCCGCCGCTGAGTTGAAAAAGCTCAAGAATATGTCCCCGATGTCAGCAGAAGCGACCGTCGTGCGCAATTATCTTGATTGGATGCTGTCTCTGCCCTGGGGTGTGCGCAGCCGGGTCAAGAAAGATCTTACCAAGGCACAGAAGACCCTGGATGATGATCATTATGGGTTGGAGAAGGTCAAAGAGCGCATTGTTGAATATTTGGCCGTGCAACAGCGTTCGCGCAAATTAAAAGGCCCCATCATGTGTTTGGTGGGCCCTCCCGGCGTGGGCAAAACCTCGCTTGGAAAATCAGTTGCCAAAGCCACGGGGCGCGAATTTATTCGTATCTCTTTGGGCGGGGTGCGTGATGAAAGCGAAATTCGCGGTCACCGCCGGACTTACATTGGCTCGATGCCCGGTAAAATTATTCAGGCGTTGAAAAAGGCCAAAACCACCAATCCGCTGATCCTGCTGGATGAGATCGACAAAATGGGTCAGGATTTTCGGGGCGACCCCGCCTCTGCGATGTTGGAGGTGTTGGACCCAGAGCAGAACGCGACCTTCGTGGATCATTATCTGGAGGTGGAATATGATCTGTCTGATGTGATGTTCCTGACCACATCCAACAGCTATAACATGCCTGGCCCCTTGCTGGACCGCATGGAAATCATTCCCTTGGCGGGCTACACTGAAGAGGAAAAGGCTGAGATTGCGCATCGTCATTTGATCCCGAAGCAGGTGAAAAACCACGGGCTGAAGGCCTCTGAGTTTTCTTTGGAGTCTGAGGCGTTGCAAGAAATGATCCGCACCTACACCCGCGAGGCGGGGGTGCGGAATTTGGAACGTGAGATCGGCAAATTGGCCCGCAAAGCTGTCACCAAGATCGTTAAGAAAGAGGTTGAGAGCGTCAATATTTCGGTCGAAAACCTGGATGACTACCTCGGTGTTAAGAAATATCGCTATGGTTTGGCTGAAGACGATCACCAGGTGGGGGTCGTGACGGGTCTGGCCTATACCAGCGTGGGCGGCGATCTGCTGCATATCGAAGCGCTGCGCTTGCCGGGCAAGGGCCGGATGAAGACCACGGGGACTTTGGGCGATGTGATGAAAGAGAGCATCGATGCGGCCAGCTCCTATGTGCGGTCCATTTCACCCGAGATCGGGGTCAAGCCGCCCCGGTTCGACAAGATGGATATCCATGTGCACGTGCCCGAAGGGGCAACGCCCAAGGATGGCCCGTCGGCGGGTCTGGCGATGGTGACGTCGATTGTCTCTGTGTTGACCGGCATTCCCGTGCGCAAAGATATCGCCATGACCGGCGAGGTGACATTGCGCGGCAATGCCTTGCCGATTGGCGGGTTGAAAGAAAAGCTTCTGGCGGCTCTGCGCGGCGGAATCAAAACCGTGCTCATTCCAGCCGAGAACGAGAAAGACCTGCGTGATTTGCCCAAAAGCGTCACGGATGGGTTAGAGATCATTCCCGTCAGCCATGTGTCAGAGGTGTTGAAACATGCTTTGATATCTGCGCCCGAGCCGATTGATTGGGATGAGGCGGCAGAGGATGCAGCCGCGGCCGCCCTTGCGGCAGAGCGTGGCAGCGCCGCTGGCCTCACCGCGCATTGA
- a CDS encoding histidine phosphatase family protein: MDLTYSLRIMRGGGRPMSAAAIIPSCPEVLVLRHGQTEWNAEGRLQGHLDSPLTEKGLRQAQRQNEILQPYDLTGFRFISSPQGRAHMTAQIALAGLAAEIETSTELMEIGMGAWAGTTRAEIAAERKCSLHDLGQTQFYDWAPGGEGTARLYDRCAAFLAQLTGPAVLVTHGMTSLCLRLCALGWGLDRLEDLPSGQGVVYRVKAGHHDEL, from the coding sequence TTGGACCTCACCTATTCCCTGCGGATTATGCGCGGCGGTGGGCGCCCTATGAGTGCCGCGGCGATCATCCCTTCCTGTCCTGAAGTGCTGGTCCTGCGCCATGGGCAAACGGAATGGAATGCCGAAGGTCGCCTGCAGGGTCATCTCGACAGCCCTTTAACCGAAAAAGGCCTGCGCCAGGCCCAGCGGCAGAATGAAATTTTGCAGCCCTATGATTTGACGGGGTTTCGATTTATCTCCAGCCCCCAGGGGCGCGCGCATATGACGGCGCAAATTGCTCTGGCGGGTCTTGCGGCAGAGATCGAAACCTCAACGGAGTTGATGGAAATCGGCATGGGGGCTTGGGCCGGAACCACCCGCGCTGAGATTGCAGCCGAACGAAAGTGCAGCCTTCATGACCTCGGGCAAACGCAGTTTTATGACTGGGCCCCTGGTGGGGAAGGCACTGCGCGGCTTTACGACCGCTGCGCTGCATTCTTGGCCCAGCTTACCGGGCCGGCGGTTTTGGTCACCCATGGGATGACGTCGCTGTGTTTGCGCCTATGCGCACTTGGTTGGGGGCTGGATCGCTTGGAGGATTTGCCGAGCGGGCAGGGGGTGGTTTACCGGGTCAAAGCCGGCCAC